Proteins encoded by one window of Salicibibacter halophilus:
- a CDS encoding phosphotriesterase family protein, translating to MSQKVNTVLGPVLADELGKTLMHEHFFFGYPGFYGNSLYYPNNREEILRAAMEFAEIVQAHGVKTVVDATPNDTGRDPELLKEIAERTGLNIICSTGYYYEGEGAPAYFKFKQALGTAEDEIYELFMGEITEGIGKTGIKPGVIKLGSGKDAITDYEEVFFKVAAKVQKETGISIITHTQEGTMGPEQAELLVSEGADPKRILIGHMDGNTDINYHLRTLENGVFVGFDRFGIQGFVGAPMDNERVGTLLGLIGSGYTDQLMMSHDKVNFWLGKPPAWPDELKKLTENWHPGHIFQNIIPALKEGSVTEEQINTILVKNPNRIFGGREAVRNLKGNRDAATVGDEVK from the coding sequence ATGAGTCAAAAAGTAAATACAGTATTGGGTCCAGTGTTAGCAGACGAGTTGGGTAAGACATTAATGCATGAGCATTTCTTTTTCGGCTATCCTGGATTTTACGGAAATTCGTTATATTATCCAAATAATAGAGAAGAGATTTTAAGAGCCGCTATGGAATTCGCTGAAATTGTTCAGGCACATGGCGTGAAAACTGTTGTTGATGCAACACCGAATGATACGGGGAGAGATCCTGAACTACTAAAAGAAATTGCTGAAAGAACTGGATTAAACATCATTTGTTCCACTGGCTATTATTATGAAGGCGAAGGTGCGCCAGCATATTTTAAGTTCAAGCAAGCCCTTGGTACAGCTGAAGACGAGATATATGAGCTGTTTATGGGTGAAATCACTGAGGGAATTGGTAAAACAGGTATTAAGCCGGGAGTCATAAAGCTTGGTTCTGGTAAAGACGCGATAACAGACTATGAAGAAGTATTTTTCAAAGTTGCTGCAAAAGTTCAAAAAGAAACAGGGATTTCAATCATAACCCATACTCAAGAAGGTACTATGGGTCCTGAACAAGCAGAATTGTTGGTATCAGAAGGAGCGGATCCGAAACGTATTTTAATCGGTCATATGGATGGAAATACCGACATCAATTATCATCTTCGTACATTAGAAAATGGTGTTTTTGTAGGGTTTGACCGATTTGGCATACAAGGATTTGTTGGAGCGCCAATGGACAATGAAAGGGTCGGTACACTCCTTGGCCTGATCGGTTCCGGTTATACTGATCAATTAATGATGTCCCATGATAAGGTGAATTTTTGGCTAGGAAAGCCGCCAGCCTGGCCAGATGAACTAAAAAAGCTGACTGAGAATTGGCATCCTGGGCATATATTTCAAAATATAATTCCAGCTCTAAAAGAAGGCAGTGTCACTGAGGAACAGATCAACACAATTCTTGTCAAAAATCCCAATCGTATTTTTGGTGGCAGGGAGGCTGTAAGAAATTTAAAAGGGAATAGAGATGCGGCGACAGTTGGTGATGAGGTAAAGTAG